A genome region from Candidatus Babeliales bacterium includes the following:
- a CDS encoding DUF5674 family protein: MQIVCEKVTLDELKKMSEKMYNRIVKAVVDVEKGIMVIDMEMHADGEMFMLENESMQENLWGINIHPELEGDMFIEFDSVINIRPSQENRTRGVDNTILQNKIKKLVARLVVK, from the coding sequence ATGCAGATCGTATGTGAAAAAGTAACTCTTGACGAATTAAAAAAAATGTCAGAAAAAATGTATAATAGGATTGTCAAAGCTGTTGTTGATGTGGAAAAAGGAATTATGGTTATTGACATGGAAATGCATGCAGATGGTGAGATGTTTATGTTAGAAAATGAATCTATGCAGGAAAATTTATGGGGAATTAATATTCACCCTGAATTGGAAGGAGATATGTTTATTGAGTTTGATTCTGTAATAAATATTAGACCTTCGCAAGAAAATCGCACACGTGGTGTAGATAACACAATACTTCAAAATAAAATTAAAAAACTTGTTGCTCGTTTGGTGGTTAAATAA